The Pseudorasbora parva isolate DD20220531a chromosome 19, ASM2467924v1, whole genome shotgun sequence genomic sequence CATAAACTTAACCGAGACTTGAGAGTTTGTAGACATTTATAGTTGTGTcgaacttgatttttttttgcaatattgaggtgttcagttttatttttagaaaataattTTGATTTCTCATCTTACAAATCAATTGTTTCTTATTTTCACTGGTATGCCTCTCAGGTGTCAAGGACTAGTGCATTGTTGAGCCTATATTCAGGACGCGTAAAATACTATTAAAATCAGATTTAAGACTTTTACTCAATTTGTATTAGAATTGGTGAATTGAAACTTGTAAAGGAGTCATTTTCACTGTAAGgaatctgtacttttactcaagtttaGTTTTCAGGTACTTTACATCTCTGCTCTTTTTCCAGTGACCTTTTCTCTTTAATGTAATGTCTCTCAATCATCTCTCATTCTTCAGTCTTTCTTCAAATCTCCCtcttgctcactctctcttctcctCCATCATGAGTGGGCATGCCCCCTACTTCTGATTGGCTACAACTGTGTTGTTGTTCTCGGTGTGACCCATTATCATAGGCGTTTTTCAGAAAttgcttactgcacctttaagtgtaGATTGCACTAAAGAGTCCTCACAATGGCTACAATGTGTAACTCAGACTTTAATTAGGGTTAAACATGGGCCTATAATTTACAATTAAGGTTGATAAACTATTGAATTCAGTGAAATCTAAATACACATGAATGTATTCAACAGACAGACAACAATCCATTCAGATATACTGATTTGAAATCATCAGATTTAGATAAAAGACACTATGcccattttataattttaataattgtattattattgtaaagTCTTATGAAAGGGGAGTTGTGATAGACTTATGTGATTTATATCCGAGTGAAATGGCTTCTCGAAAGTGCAGGGTGGgatttgattttgtccatcaggAATTAAGTGGATCATTGGATCGCTGTGGTTTGTATATGTACGTAATCttagtgacaggttgtcccaccCTCATGCCAATAAacgagaagagaagagaagagaagagaagagaagagaagagaagagaagagaagagaagagaagagaagagaagagaagagtgtgaattaataaaaaataatgatgtgcatggataaatcgtttataataaatactgcaatattccataaataaaataagaattgtacattttgattttatggtgACTTTAAGTCCAGTTGTATGTTCTGAGGTTTTCAAGTATATCAAGTTAACACAACATAAAGTTAAGAcattactgattttttttttttgtagcttTTTTGCAGTGAAGTCGTGTGACGTTGCTGTGTTGTTTATGGTAACGATCCAAACCATAGGTGAGTTGGAGTTATGGCACAGCAGGCTATTTTGGCACATTGTACTGTGTTGACAGAGTGAGTAATATATTACTTTCTGCAGGAATTAACTGAAGTTAAGCGCTGCCCAGGGCTGTTTAGTATAAGATTATAAATATATGGTTTAAACAATGACAGTTTGTGGAGAATTGACAGTTGTTGTGAAATGATGCACAGCAACATAAAACTATATGTAGTGATGAAACCATATGAGGAGAAACAATGAAATGGTTACAAGATGACTTGGGCCTAATGggctttacatttttaaaactttgagtAAAATAAACGGTTGAATTACAAGAACCAACAAGTATAATAATGATGTAGTGGTGCTTTAAAACTAGGAGGCAAAGTCGGTcttgattgttttttgttttgttttttgtaaatcaattgtgtgtatatatatatatatatatatatatatatatatatatatatatatatatatatatatatatatatatatatatatatgcctaaATCTCATCAAGTTAGTGTTTTtactcatttttacatttattccaaAATAACTAAAGGCAGCTATAGCTGTTCTTTTTAACAGTCAACGTATTTTCATCAATCATCAACACTGCATGGTCACATAGCCTACATTTAATTTCACTAACTGATTGCTCAATAAAAAAACTATCGTGTAGGCCTATTCAGGCCATTTCAtgtttgaatttgatgcgaCATAAAGCATGATATCTATGTGGTCGAGTTGTCTACTTACTTTTCAATTAGTCTTCCAAATAACGACATCATGTTCTCCTTTCAAACCGATCTGAGAACTCGCATGAAAAGAAGACTGAACTTTATTGCACGAACCATTGATCATAAACATAACCGATCATCGTATCCAAGTTGAACttaatatgctttaaaaagttaatagcaaacgtgtcattacaaaagttcacaagcactgctgcaggtgaaatataatgtggacactGAATAAATAGTATAAATAATGATaaactcaaacccctttatctaaacctctctacttaaccgtcgggcTCGcggcacatccgtcatgtttgtattttttttgtttttgtttttttacactttttttatccacgcttgtagttctaatcgaaatTAGCCTACGTCAAACTCGTGATGGGCTGtggtgggcaatatcagccgttaagTGTGCGTCCATCTTCTGGGTATCGTTGGAATATGGTTGGAATACAGTAGCCTACGATTCGACATAGCCTACTTATTTTCGAATACTAGACCTATTTAGTATGGGTAGTATGCGAATTAGGAAGCAGGGAAAGTCTCTTGCAAACTTTGGGAAATCCAATGAAGTGTTCACAGTTCAGAATCTcaggtaaacaaataaaatattaccgAGGAAAAGCCTGTGTTTGAATATCCTAGTAAGTGGGAGTATGCCGATTTGTGTGGATCACATCTTTAGGGAATGCATTTGGTAATTGAGCTTATAAATAACAGCAGGTGGTCCTTGCATCTCAAGCTCTCTTGAGGCGAATCTGTTGTCAGGGATAATTATAGAGATGGCGAATCAGCACTTGCTGTGAGAAAAGCACTCGTCCCTGACGCACCTGTCAACACACACACGCCAGACATCCGTTAAAGACGTCTTCCGCTCGGCTCATGATATTACCTGCATTAGTTTCTCAGCTTTAGTCTCGGCACACCAATGGACCGCCCACAGTCTGTTCGCTGACCTTCTGATGcatattgcataaaaaaactgGTAAGCAGACATTATATAAAGTTTGTATTATTTatgcatcttttttttattttgctctcTAAATTCTTTTTCTGCAGGATTCACAACGTTTGTCATCCTCCAGTGACTTGCAATGTAACCTGTGCAGTGTCACCTTCCTCTGGATTCCTGGATTCACAACACAAGGAATCTGATTCATAACTTGGGAATATAACCTCAGGGACGGCAACATGACTTTCAGAATGGCAGAGTGAAAGGATATGGGATACAATGAAGCATCTTTAACATGTTGCCGCCAAAAAGTAGCTGATGTGCCTGCAGGTGAGGGCAGCCCTTCACAACAATGCAGCGTAGAGTTACGAACACAGTGAGAGAGAACTCGCTTCTTGAACTAATTCCTTATTTGTTACATAGTTTCTGACTGAATTCCGTGTAATTCTACAACATTGCCTTTAGCTACAATCAGTGGTCTTCACTTCAAAAGAATACAAACAAGCATGTGTTAACTACTTAATTTATTGTATAATTGTGTAGCTATTTAACTGTGTAAATGtcaatattcataaaacaactattatataaaaatagatGTAATTCTATTAAAAAACTACTATATATGAAATGCAAATATTTACATAGTTATAGTTATGATTCAGTTTTTCCACAACTGTTGTCAAATGTAGTCGTATACATAATTGCTGTAATCATTGTACAAAACATAAACCATGTTACACTCAAAAagtgcatacacacacatatgcatacATTTATGCACGGTCATAAAAGATTCCACATCTGAAAATAGTAAGAAAACGGCTGTACATCATTGCAATCCAAGTCAATATCACTGTAGTTCATAGTCCCTTTCCTTCCATGAGCAGGGTTGTGTTGGTCACATTTACAACAGTATGGCACATTCTCAATAAATGTGAGGCTCTATTCATTTTTAGAATTAAgctttgaatttttatttttgctttttctcTTCTTGGGGTTCTGCAGCGGATGGTCCTTTGAGGGACTCTGAGGTGCATGAGAGGACTCGTTTTGTTGGCGTGTGTATCTCTTGCATGTGCAGGATGTGACAGCGGTGATCTTGTAGGTGCGCGTGCTGCCGTCCTGGCACTGGAGTTTAATGCGCTGGGTGCGTGTGCGGTCAGTGACGCAGCGCCACTCCTGGGCATCCCGTCTGCTCCAGTAGTGACCTCTGCCGATCCAGTTGGGCAGCAGGTGGGTGGGCAGACATTCTCCGGCACACACTAACTCCTTCACGGGATTCAGGCTTGTGCACTGGCCGTCAGATATGTATTTAGTGGACCTCAGCTCCCTGCATCCGACCTGGTGCTGTTCTGCAAAGGAAATTTCATGCTTTAGAAACCAATGGATGCAATAAGCATTATGAGAACATTTTACATGATACATAATAAAAGCAACTACTACGGTAATAAAATAGCCTTGTCTGGAAGTTTAAAAGAGTTTTAAAAGCTTTATTAAGGTTTGAAGGTTAAAGAGAAGGATGGACgcacggacggacagacagacagagcaaAGTTTGACTGTtaaatatagatagatagatagatagatagatagatagatagatagatagatagatagatagatagatagatagatagatagatagatagatagagcacagttttaatgttaaagagacggacggacagagatggatggatggatggatggatggatggatggatggatggatggatggatggatagatagatagatagatagatagatagatagatagatagatagatagatagatagatagatgcaaaATATGACTAGttaatatgaaaatatataacAGAATATTAACGTGAGCTGctatattattatgttataatattatgtatttgGAAGATTTGTATATTGTAACATTATTATAAATGGACTTTATAAAAGTATGTCATAAACACAAGAGTAAACACTTAATACAGTAGGCTACTTACCGTTTTGATCTCGGTTCTCCGCTCGTCTTCCTCCGTTGCGTGCTCGATTTAAGGAGGCGTTGTTCGGAGTCTCGTGAGATGATGCGACAATGTGCCCATAAAACTCTTCAGTGGCATCATTTTTGAAAGCATGACAGCTTTTCATCAGAAAACAGAGCAGAAACAGCAGCTGGTATTCGCATGTGTTCCTGGGCATTGCAAAGCAGTTCGGTTCAGTGTCTCTGTGGAAATTCAGAGAATGATTATACCTGTTTACACGCGTGTGTTTATATACCCGCCCATTCTCTGAACAGCAGCAGCGACTGAAATATTGAAGTGTGCTGGAAATGGGCGTGTCCTCGCGCCGCAGGCAGCACGCCCACATACAGCAACATCTGCACCAGCAAATCGACGTAGAAACATGACacgaaataaatgtattaaataaatcattaacacTTAATAATATGGTCGCATTAGTTCACTataatgaacaaacaatgagcaatacatttgttacagtagggctatttattaatctttgctAATGTTAGTTAACTTAATACACATCTGTTcgttgttcatgttagttcacagtgcattaactaatgctaacaaatgaaacaaaatgcttttaaatattaaaattaacatgattgATAAATGCTATAGAAGGATTGTTAATTCTTATAGTTAATGTTAACCAAAGtagaaaccttattgtaaagtgttaccgataaattgaaaaaaagaaaatactaaATATTATATCTAggcatttattaataattaacatttattcatctttaaaTGTATGGCTAATGAAACACATCAGAATTAATTTATACATTGCATTTGGTCTAAAACTGCCAAACTAAACGAAAGTAACACAACAAATGAAAACCCCCTTACTGTGAAAAAAGTGTAGTTTTTACTCTCAGGATCTATTCAGTCTGAATTTTAAATATTACTTTCAaccaataatataattatattagccTAAACGTATAAAAACAAATCCAGTTTACAATTTTTCTAAGAcagtatttgaaaataataataataataatttctttGAACATTCAGAAATTTGGACAATTCACTCCATACACTAAAAATAtaattgattattattatatatgttttttaaacAAAGATCAATTTTGGATAACATTTTCTTGAATTCCCATGGCCCCTGAGGACGAGTGGTTTGGAAAATTGATGGATTTTCTTGAATTACATTTGGTTGAATTTCCATATGTTGCAGGTTGATTTATTTCATTCTTACATTTTGACAATGAATAACTTAATTAGCagcatgtatttttttcttggtCTTTTATTCTAGTGATAGTTTCAGAAAATAGGAAACATCATTGTGCACTACAAAAGATACATTCCTTCCATGCAAATGAATGAAAGATTAACAGAGCAAACTCTATACTGCAACCCTCTCGAACAGAGATACTGTGCTGAGGATGTTGCTCTCTTTAAAGGAGAGGTGTGAGTTTTCAAGCATTTAGATCCTCTACATGTGAACCTGATGCATTCAGCTCCAGCGAGTGCTGTAAAGTATGGGCATGCATGACAAAACCCATGAAACAGGATAGCCCTGGATTATTTTACCCCAAAATTATCTAAACAGGTGCCTTCGATGAGCTCACCAAATGAATGTGCATAACACAAATGACATGGAGGAAACACAAAAGCCCAATGCTCACTTTCTTCCACCGAAAATGTGTGGCTCCCCCAAAAGTGTCTAGTTTCACCCTCTCCTCAGACATTTACGATTAATTCATTGCACTTGCCCACAGGTACACTTCTTTGATTTGGATGAAAAACACTTTAATATggtgcaggattttaaaaaaatgtatttcaaaagCTACTGCAGTCAAAATGATCTCTTATTACCTAAAAAGCACTGTTAGTCATATTGGTAAGGGGGGGTTTATTGGGGATCACTGAATATGCAACCTCGGGGCCTGAAAGAGGAATATCAAAGTCATGCGATACGATGCGGCATTCGCTAATTTCTGCATATGAAAACCGGATATTTGAGATAGTCCTTTCATGCACCTGTAATGACTGTGACATGCTCATAGATGGAGACAGGAGAGGGATGAATCTCAGGGGAAACGGAGAGGTTACGCCACTGAGTTATGGGTATATTGACATGCGACATGACAAGCGTGTGCTAAATAGACCCTCGTTTGGCCCACAGGGTGAGATAGTCCCTTGGGATGAGGGGATGTGGAGACTGGGAACAAAGCGCTCAGGAACAGACAGAGCCGTCTATAGAATTCTGAGCGAGTGCCTTAGGAGGTGTGCAACAGGACCAAGTGTGGGAAAGTCCACGGAGGAGATCCCTGCTCGCACAAAACTCACGGTATATTTTCCATACTGCAGATTAAACTGGAAGTTTTCCccaattttttgggggggagaATATGTTGGTATGTACTGATTAATGATGACAAATGATGCtgcaaattcatttttttttttttaaactgacaAAAATAACTTGGTCATCATTATTATGATGAATATTTCACCTAAAAGAACTTTGTGTTAGTAATAAACACTGTTAATCTGCTAGATTAAAGCATGTATGATATTATACTGCGCATTCTAAGAAATAAATAGTATATTGATGTTAAATTTGAATACACGCTTGATCTTCAGAGGATGGGTGCTGCCCTCTCGTGGCAAAACTAttgaattaaagggatagtccacacaaaaacatattttgaagaacgtcagtaaccaaacagttgatgggcctGACTTCCATGGTATTTCAACAATATGAACTACAGAAAGGCATATTTTAAAAGCAAATTATGTAAAATCTTATGAAACCAGCAAAAATAGGAAAGCTACACTAAATAAATCAGTGATTATTTACAGTATGTTTCACAGAAAATTCTATTTCAGGTTTTCTACTTCaaaactttacatttattttgtacaagcaatttctgagtgaaaattgtttttacaccaatgttttttattttatttataataaaaaggggtctgacttttttgttttgttcaaaatgacaaattaaaaacAAGTTGGATTGAAAATagacaaacccagcaattgggttgttttaacccagcggttgtgttaaatgtttgcttaaatCAACCCAATTGCCATGCTTGTTATTTTTCAACCCAGGTGGGTTGGGTTGttattaacccagcattttttagagtgtacatcaTCAATCCTTcttccaaaatgtgtttttgtctttccCTGATTTACTAGCCTATTATGAGTGTTTATATTTTACACCGGGCGGGGTGGCTTTCTTGGGAAATCATGTATGTCACTCATCCATGCGTGTCTCATCATATCCGTAAAATGGAGAAAAGTTTCTCTGGCTACTTTTTTGCATGTGTATGGTGTGGGAGCGGCATAGGTGAATTGTCACAACGAGCGAGAAAGGTTGACATGGACCACGCAAAATCCCAAATCTCCGTGGAATCatccgtttaaaaaaaaagttgcgcAGAGGAGAGCctacttgcaaaaaaaaaaaacacacaacactGGCTTGGCTTTTCAGagatggtgagaactgagggattTGAAATGGTGTAAAAGCGACGCAGAGATGGTGTTTTTATTAGCTACTCAATAGGTAAGATATTTTAATGAACAGATGAATTGCCATGTAGCTCTCTTAACAGAGTTTATTGTAAAGCATTATCTACTGTGACGGGTCAGTCACCCAAAGCCGAAGCACAACTAAAAGTATTTCCACAAAatgcatgcagttttgtttaaccACTGGAGGGCCAAAAATTACAGTACCTATTTGTCTTTTAAGAACAGATGTCCGAATAAGATGTCCCTTTGTTAGTCGTTTTCATGCACCCTACATGTGCTGTCTGTCTTCTGTGCGGTATCTACACAACCCCGAATGAGTACAATCCAACACTTCTGAATCATGGTTTGAGTGTCCTATACAATGCATAGAATAGCTGAGTCCACACCACAACTAACGATAACGGCACAGAGAAACAAAATAGTGGGAATCGCTTTCTTCGGCGTGTCttttttccagctgatgaatGATAAATAACAAGCAAAAGGACTGGCTGAACCCCCCGTAGCAGATTTCTACAGATGGTGCTGGAGAAGAGCAGGGATAACAgaagctttcataatcgcagcATGCTAGGGTACAATATAcagctctaaaaaaaaaagagagaaatcaatgttaagtggtctcttaattttttccagagctgtatatggtCACGTGGATTAGGAAGcacttctgattggctggtgcCACAGCGTTGGAAAAACCAATCAGCATTTGGTTTGGGTTTCATGTCGGAACCATGTATATGGACATGTTTGACCGCATGTGTTTCTTGTCTTTTGCAGCGCTTTGCGCTTGACATGAtgttaaaacaagcaaaaacacATTCTGTGTGAATGGCCCGTTTAATGTCATGACCAAATGCACAGGAAAGATTCAGTAAGATCTAACTAAAGCAAATCAAACAATTCTGACCTACTTACCACTGGTGTGCTATATTCTAAAGTGGCTGAACGTTagcttgacaagccagacccacatcaagatgtttggtctggaaactcaccattgacagggcaatccgaggggcgggataaacggttgtctttcaaactccctcagcacgcgataggatacggTACACAACCATTCAGAGCAACgcaggtgaagcagagcttgttgatagattaaacattcgccgtatctggtcggcaaatctccaaacacatcttccctttttaagaatgatttcagtgccgttctttattcttttctcagagaaaagctcaactccaagtcttccagagtcgcggtcaaagctgattcgaaagaccgccgttcgccagtttctgtgtttactagaagcacgcaaacgcaactcggccatcgtcattatggccccgcccaccgactctatacacgatgtgattggcccagcaagagttaggggaatacagctcagaagggtattgagagttgctagacgacactcgcgggcagattagatttgctgccgctagggtgcgtctagatttctaggctagctaaACGTACCATTGCTAGAGAGTTCTCTCAGTTTTGGTTGGCTGTTGAATTGAGCATCTCTTTGTTGCACATGGGTTTTGCACTGCCTCTTATGGGTGAACCAGTGCAGCCTCTGACATGTCTGCCCACAGTAGACCACCTGCAAAGAGATGAGCCCATTACTGGAAAACTGGTTTCAGGAACACTCATCATTTTGACAAGAGAGTTTCCTTAAGAATCCAAAACAATGGgctgttaaaggattagttcacccaaaaatgaaaatgtgatgtttatctgcttatccCCAGTGCATCTAAGATGTagatgtctttgtttcttcagtagaacacaaatgaagatttttagtttcaaccgttgcagtctgccagtcataatgcatgtgaatgggcaacaaacatgtaaaaaaacatgcttagacaacatgcacaaaaaccctgctgcccgtgatgacacattgatgtcttaagacacgagccgatcggtttctgtgagaaaccgaacagtattattttttattttttatttttttacatatccagacgaatcttatctagtgttcccatccgctattacttccATCTGGTAAAGTCAaactggcgcgatcatagaggtacatatagattcctcattagtgccagCGCGGATTGGCCGAATAAGGCATCTACGAACTATCACACTATAATGATCGTgccagtttgaccttaccagacggAAGTAATGATGGATGGGAACACTATATGAGATTCATCTGGataagaggtaaaaaaataacattaatactgttcggtttctcacagatatcgatcggttcgtgtctaaaaacatcaatgtgtcgtcacaggcagcagggttttttcctgcatgttgtctaagcatgtttttttactctcatagtgttGTTAATTCAAAAGCTATAGGTTCAATCCAAGGTAATGGTGACACAGGATGTGGAAAGTTATGTTTGCCTCAACAGAAACTACATGTTAAATATCAGCGTAGAATAATTATTAGGCCTATGTACTTTGCAGATGGTCATTATTTGATTAACTGTACAATACATTCTTGTTAACatttgtaagattattatttgggtgcaaaatcataaaaaatgtcaatattaattgaataaatgttgATGATGTTTTATGATTTCTCAAGGAAAGAGGAAACATATAATACCATTTTACAGAAGGAGCATTTCATGTCGGCACCCCTCTCCCCACAAGTAGCACAGTACTCTGTGTCCATAAGCACCATCTGGCCTGTCAGTGCCTGGGTCAGAACCGAGAAGGCTGTAGGGTTGTTCCCCTGGAAACAAGAGTGAGGTTGTGACACATAATGTTGACACatttttatacacatttttcattttttcatagatgttaaagctgaattttcagcatcattacttcagtcttcagtgtcatgagccttcagaaataattttaatatgcttattctgtgctcaagaaacatttattattatcaatattgaaattAGCTGTACTggtaaatatttttgtgaaaaatctTGAAATCTTTAGTAACATTatgaatgtctttactgtcacttttgatcaattaaatgcgtccttgctgaataaaagtattattgttattattatttttcaatgCACCAAACTTTTGTGCGGTAGTGTATATACAGTAATAAGATATAAAAACATAGTGattcattatttaatataattcaaTGTTATAAataatgatattattattattaaatgttataaataattttatatacagtatatatatatatatatatatatatatatatatatatatatatatatatatatataaaatgatatgtaaaataaatatttattattaaagatGCTTGTTTTTATGGCAGAAAAGTTTACTGACAATTTCCACAGGTGCTATGCTTTGGACCAGCTGCTGCAGAAGGGTTGCCTCACAATAGGGAAACTTCCGGATACAATCACGGATGAATTTCTCCTGGTACTGAGGGAAGCCATCACCATCTCTTCCTTTCAGAAGTCTGAGGCAGAAGAAAAAAGATATAATTTTTGAGACTCCATTTCCAAGACCTTCGAAGATGCAAGGACCATAATGATGGTGTCACCTCTTCAAAAGGGATTCCAGTTTGTGGTCGCATTCCTGCAGGAAGGCCAGACACTTCCGCAGTACGCAGCTGATGTAGTGCATTTTCATGGCCAGAACCTCATTCATGTCCTTCTGTTTCACGCATTGCTCGCAGAGCAGATCCATCACACGGTAGCACTTCTCCAGGGCAACCACGTCCACCAATAAGGGGTTCTCCTTCACTAGCATCACCATCTGAAAAAGCATGATGGAAAAATATACCCTAAAATATGGGAAGTGAATATAGCAGAGAGACACTAGCCTTACTTACAATGCGAGTTTCATGAAGGAAACGTTCTCACACTACATGATTCTGTAACTGAACCCTGCTGAGTCCGGCGCTAAGACACCTTACTCATCAGAAATCACTGGATGTGAGACAGCTGAGATAGCATAGCGCACAGATGCCATCTGATAGCTTCCACaaagcacacacacaattcTATACTAGACCAACTGTGATTTAAACTACTCTGCACCCATTCaagttttttccccctctttttTCAATCGCTACCCTCAATACTTAGGTCACGTTATCAACTCTCCTTACCAACTTTCAACTTGGCAAAGCAGCTAATAACCCTTGTGCATTCATATGGACATTGTTGTCTTTCTCAgtgcttttttattattatttatttttcctcccATTTTGCCTGTGTTAAAGCTAACATAGGCCTGCATTTTGGCACAGgtatgtatttttattactatttcacccccatttcctttaaaaatgtttattttgcacTAGGTACACAAAATAGTTCCTCTAAGCACTGtttggacaaaaatgtccacTTTGAAACCCATTAAAGAGGTGGTTGCAGgccatttcacttttttaactttagttagtgtgtaatgttgctgcttgagcataaacagtatctgcaaagttacagcgctgaaagttcaatgcaaacggagatattgtcttgtaaagttatggcagtttattgcctacaaaatcagctggtttggactacaacaagcttcttttccgggttagtgacatcataaacccttac encodes the following:
- the LOC137047758 gene encoding LOW QUALITY PROTEIN: ankyrin repeat and MYND domain-containing protein 2-like (The sequence of the model RefSeq protein was modified relative to this genomic sequence to represent the inferred CDS: substituted 1 base at 1 genomic stop codon); this translates as MTSMTPARKGNLTSEDRVMLQVAAAGDVQEATQLLSNPNVHVNCLDEYGMTPLMHAAYKGKADMCRLLLQHGADNCNEHEYGYTALMFAGLSGNAEITEMILDAGAETDLVNSVGQTAAQMAAFVGQHDCVTVINNFFSRARLEYYTRLXGSEREPKLPQKQAGPLHKIIITTNLNPVKMVMLVKENPLLVDVVALEKCYRVMDLLCEQCVKQKDMNEVLAMKMHYISCVLRKCLAFLQECDHKLESLLKRLLKGRDGDGFPQYQEKFIRDCIRKFPYCEATLLQQLVQSIAPVEIGNNPTAFSVLTQALTGQMVLMDTEYCATCGERGADMKCSFCKMVVYCGQTCQRLHWFTHKRQCKTHVQQRDAQFNSQPKLRELSSNGTFS
- the sostdc1b gene encoding sclerostin domain-containing protein 1b gives rise to the protein MPRNTCEYQLLFLLCFLMKSCHAFKNDATEEFYGHIVASSHETPNNASLNRARNGGRRAENRDQNEQHQVGCRELRSTKYISDGQCTSLNPVKELVCAGECLPTHLLPNWIGRGHYWSRRDAQEWRCVTDRTRTQRIKLQCQDGSTRTYKITAVTSCTCKRYTRQQNESSHAPQSPSKDHPLQNPKKRKSKNKNSKLNSKNE